Below is a window of Pirellulales bacterium DNA.
GACCTGTAGCAGGTGATTCTGCACCATGTCGCGGAGCGCGCCGACGCCCTCGTAATAACCGACGCGCGAGCCGACGCCCTCCTCCTCGGCCACGGTGATCTGCACGTGGTCGATGTAGTTGCGGTTCCAAATCGGCTCGAAGATCGTATTGGCAAACCGAAGCACAAGCACGTTCTGCACGGTTCCCTTGCCGAGATAGTGGTCGATGCGATAGACCTGCCGCTCGGAGAAGACCTTGTGCACGGCCGCGTTGAGACGTTGGGCGGTGGCCAGGTCGGTGCCGAACGGCTTTTCGATGACGATTCGCCGCGTGCCGCGCGATTCGTCGGCCAGCCCGGTCGCGCCGAGCTGCTCGGCGGCCGGTTCGTAGAATTGCGGCGCCGTGGCCAGATAGTAGACTCGCGTGCTCTCGGCCCCTTGTTCCAATTCGTCGAGCAGCTTCTTCAGTCCGACGAAGTCATCGCGATGGCCAATGTCGCCCGCGTGATAGAAGATCGACTGGGCGAACTGCTGCCAACTTCCCGCGTCGAATTCCGAGCCGGCGAATTCCTTAGTTGAATCGGTGAGCTTTGCCCGCCACTGGTCGTGCGAAAATGACGAGCGGGCAAAGCCGACGATTCGCGTCCCCTCCGGCAGCCGCTTCTTGCGGAACAAGCCGTACAGGGCGGGGATCAGCTTGCGGCTGGTCAAGTCGCCGGAGGCGCCGAAGATAACGAGCGTGTGCGACATGATTTCATAGCCTCATCGCGGTGAAACCGCCGTCAACATAATATGCCGCGCCGGTGATGAAGCTCCCCGCCGCGCGGGACACGAGCAACAAAGCCGCGCCGATCAGCTCTTCCGGCGCCCCGAATCGGGCCAGCGGAGTTTGGGCGATGATCTTTGCCGTTCGCTCGACGTCAAGAATCTTGCGATTCTGTTCGGCCGGAAAAAAACCGGGGCACAGCGCGTTTACGCGGATATTGTGCGGCGCCAGCTCCCGGGCAATATTCTCCGTCAGATTGACCACTGCCGCTTTTGACGCCGAATAGGCGAACACCCGCGACAGCGGCAGATGGGCCGTGACGCTGCCGATATTCAAAATCGCCCCGCCGTTGCCGGCCGCGATCATCTGGCGAGCGAAGATCTGGCAGGCCAGATGCGTGCTCGTGAGGTTCGTCTGGAGGACCCGGTTCCAGTCGTCGTCGCTAACCTCAAGATAGACCGAAGCCGAATTGACGCCGGCGCAATTGACCAGGATATCAACGCGCCCGCGTAGGGCGAGGGTCGCTGCGAGCAAAGCCTCGATCGACTGGCGGCTGGTGACATCGCAGGCGACAAACCTGGCCTCGCTGCCGAGTTCTTCAATCGCCCGAACCCGCGCCTCACCCCGCTCCGCTCCGCGCCCCGCGACAACGACAAACGCCCCAGCCTGCGCCAGCCCATCGCAAAGCGCACCACCAAGCACCCCGGTGCCGCCGATCACCACGGCGACCTGGCCCTTAAGACCGAACAGTTTTTCGACGTAGCCTCCCGCCATGCCTAAATCCGTTGGCCTCATTTGGGAATGATGAGCGTGCGGCGCAGCCGCAGCCAGTCGCTGTGGAACGTGCCCGGTTTGTCGGTGCGTTGATAGGTGTGCGCGCCGAAGTAGTCGCGCTGCGCTTGGAGCAAGTTTGCGGGCAGCCGTTCGCAGCGGATGCTGTCGTAATACGAGAGGGCCGTGGTGAATGCGGGGATCGGTATGCCCGTCGCTGCGGCTGTGCCGATGACATGCCGCCACGATGCCTGGGCCTCGTCGATCGCGGCGGAGAAATAGGGAGCGAGCAACAAGTTCTCGAGATTGTGGTCCGCGTCGAATGCGTCTTTGATCCGCTCGAGGAACCGGGCGCGGATGATGCACCCGCCGCGCCAGAGCATCGCAATGCTGCCGTAGTCCAGCGGCCAATCATGTTCTTTCGCGGCCGCGGCAAGCTGCACGAAGCCTTGGGCATAGCTGCAAATCTTCGAGGCATAGAGCGCATGCCGCACGGCGTCGATGAACGCTTGGGGCTTTCCACGATAGGGCTGTGGCGGCGGGCCTTTGAGCACGCGGCTCGCGCGAATCCGCTCTTCCTTGAGCGCCGAGAGACAGCGAGCGTACACCGCTTCGGTCACCAGCGTGCTCGGCACGCCGAGGTCGAGCGCCAACTGGCTCATCCATTTGCCGGTCCCCTTCGCGCCGGCCGCATCGAGGACCATGTCGACCAGATAGTTCTTGGTCTCCTCGTCCTTGACACTGAAAATATCGCGAGTGATTTCGATCAAGTAGCTATCCAGCTCGCCGCGATTCCAGGTGGCGAACACATCGTACAATTCGTCGTTCGAGAGGCCGAGCACCGTCTTGAGCAGGAAATACGCTTCGCAGATCAACTGCATGTCGCCGTATTCGATGCCGTTGTGCACCATCTTCACGTAGTGCCCCGCCCCGCGCGGGCCGACCCATTCGCAGCAAGGGATGTCTTGGCCGGGGCCGACCTTGGCGGCAATCGCCTGAAAGATGGGCTTGATCAGCGGCCAGGCCGCCGGGCTTCCGCCGGGCATCAAGCTCGGGCCCAACAGCGCCCCTTCTTCGCCGCCGGACACTCCGCAGCCGACGTAGAGCAGCGCCTTCGATTCGACATATTTGGTTCGCCGCTCCGTGTCGGAATAAAGCGTGTTGCCGCCGTCGATGATCACATCGCCCTGGGCAAGCAGCGGCAGCATTTGCTCAATGAGCGAGTCGACGGCCGGGCCGGCCTTGACCATCATCATCAGTTTTCGCGGTTTCGCCACGCCGGCGATCAACCCTTCGAGCGAATGGCAGCCGACGAAGTTCTTTCCCTGCGCGCGGCCCGCGATCAATTGATCGACGACGCTCGTCGTGCGATTGAAAACGGCGATGCGGAACCCGCGGCTCTCGATATTGAGCGCCAGGTTTTCTCCCATCACGGCTAGGCCGATCAGTCCGATGTCGCAAAGTTGAGCCATGCAGATTTCGCTCCTAAAGATTGCAGGCGCGCTCTCGAATACCTTTACCACGAAGGTCACAAAGGACACGAAGAGAGGATTGTATCACAAGCTGATACGGAAGCGATGAATGACAAAACCAGAATCAGCAGAAATCGGCCGATCGCGCTGAACATCCACCCTCATTTTCCTTGGTGCTCTTTGTGTCCTTCGTGGTAATCAGTCTTCCACGACCGGCCAGGGTGGCCGCTCGGGGAGGCAACGGTCGAATTCGTCGAGCAATTGTCGTTGGTAGTCGCCGGCGAAACTCCGCGACAGGAATCGATCGATCCCTTCGTCGCGGAATCGTCGCCAGCTTGCTTCTTCCGCACCCGGATTGATCGGAAAGAACAGCGCGCTGTTCGCCACCGCAGCGCTATAATCGCCCGGGGCATCACCCACCATGAGTGCATGATTTGCCGGATACTTGCGGGCGACCGCGAGCGATTCCTTCTTGGCGCCGATTTCCTGGCCGCAGATCGCGCGAACGTAGCGCAGCAAGTCATGCTCCTCCCATTCGCGGGTCAACGCTTCATTCGGCGTGGCCGAGATCACGATCAGATCGGCGCGCGGCGCGAGCTTTTCCAGGCTCTCGCGAAGGAACGGAAATGGCGGCACGCCGCGGACGATCCGGGCGACCGCCTCGTTGACCGCGACCGACCATTCGAGCGCCTGCTTTAGATGCGGATCGCCCGTCGCCGCCACGGCCGCCTTGAGCGCCGGATTCGCCAGTTTCGTCTCCGTCTCGATCCAGCGCACCAGACCAGCGGGGACCGTAATCTCGACGCCGCGACCGCGAACCTCCGGGCGTTTGCGGAGCCACTCAAGCGTTTCGATCAGGGCCGGAAAGCGATTGATCCCTCGGCTCTTCGAATACAGATTGACGAATTCCGCCGCCTCGCGGGCATATTTGCTGATCCCCTGCAACTCGTAGCTATTGATGATGTTCGGGATGAAGCACTCCTTGTGCTTCACCTCCATCGTGTCGAACGCGCAGCCATCGGAATCGATGCCGACAAGAAAATCGTGTTGCGGATCGAGGTCGAACATGAATCGGAGGTCGGCGGTCGGAAGTCAGATGTCGGAAGTCGGAGCCCGGAGATCGAACGGTAGCCGGTTCGCTTGCGAACCGAAGTCAGCGGCGGTCCTCCAACCTCACACGTTCCGCTCGCGGTCGGCTTGCGGAATATATTTTTGCAGTTTTTGGTCCGCGTAGATAGGTGACAGACGAGCAAGACGTTGACGGCCGCCGACCAGGGGCAGGCTGACCATGTCTTCACCCACGAGCGGTTGGGCATAGTGCACGAATTCGTCCGTCACATCGTAACCGTTTGCTGCAATCCAGGCCGCCGGAAAACTCCGCTCGCTTGCCGCAACTTGCGCGAGCGGCACTTTGTCGTACCGCGCGCGATAGATCGGTCCCGGATCGCGGAGGATCGTCGCCATGAACCCGCTTTTGCCACGGGCCGCTAAGAGCGCCGCCATCTGGCCGCTCCGGTAGGCCTCCTCCAGATCGACGGTCGAAGCCAGCGCCATCGCGTGGCGCTGATCGGTGCCGGACACATTACCCCGAGCGGCCCCTTTGCAGGCCAGGCCGACGTGATTCAGATAGTTTACGACGATCTGGCAGACGGTCGTCTGGCTGGAGCTGAACGCCACGTGCCCGAAAGAATCGCGGGCCTCCCCGAGACTGCCAACATCGAACCCTTCGCTTACTACGACCAGGCAGCGGCCGGAGCGGCGCAGCTCGTCGTTCACTCGATCGGCGAACTGCTCGAGCGAACAGGGACTTTCGGCCAGGTAAATCTGCAGCGGCATCTCGCGGTCAGGATCGGCTAGCCGCGCCGCGGCGGGGATGAAGCCGATCCGCCGCCCCATCGCTTGCATCACGAGCACCGGATCGGCGGGCGAGGAGCCGGCGTTCTCCTCGTTGGCGTTCTGGACCATGTGCATCCAGTATTTGGCGACCGAACCGTAGCCGGGCGTGTGATCGATCAGCTTGAATTCGCTGTCTCCCACGTCGTTGTCGATCGTCTTCGGTACGCCGATGCCGACCAGATCCAGTCCTCGATCGTGGGCCAGCGCGACCACTTTGTTGGCCGTGTCCATCGAATCGTTGCCGCCGATATAGAGAAAATAGCCGACGTCGTGGGTCTTGAAGACCTCGATGACCCGCTCGAAATCCTTTGCCTGCGATGGCTTGAGCTTGTAGCGGCAAGTGCCGATCGATCCGGCCGCTGGCGTGAATCGCAAGAGCGCGATTTCCTCGGCCGGTTGAGCGGTGAGATCGAGCAACTCTTCTTTCAGCACCCCTTCGATCCCGTGCCGCGCGCCGTAAACCGTGCCGATCTCGCTCAGCTCGCGCGCCGTTTCGACGATGCCGCGAAGACTATTGTTGATCACCGGGCTCGGCCCGCCGCTCTGCGCGACGACCATGTTGCGAGGGCGAGGCATGGAACGAGGATTCCGGGGTAAACGAAGGGCGACCGACAAAGAGTGCCTTACATATCCGGCGGGGACTGTCCCCTTCTCCCAGCCGGATTCGTAAGACGCTCAAAGTACAAAGTAACGACAATTTCCGCCGCCCACAAGGACGATCTAACGTGGCGGGCGCACGGTATGAATTACGATCACCGCGTCGTCGCCGAAGATGCACACACGTTCGGTGCGCAGGCGTCGGAAGGAGTAGTCGATGCCGCGCCGGGCTTCGACAAGTCGTGTCCCGAGAAAGAATTGGCAACTAGCTTCCCGAAAGGGAATTTGCCGCATTGCTAAACGTCGTGCTCGCGTTCGAGCCGACGCGCTTGATGGCGACAAGGCAGACCATCACGATCATCGTGAGCAGAATGGCGTATTCGACGGCGGTCGGGCCATCCTCCCTGCGAAGCAAGTCTCGAATGAATTGCCATCCGCACCGCATGTTCGCATCCCTTGACGTGCTGAATTGGGCTGCAATCCGTCCACGTAAGCCTAGCTCACGACAGCCGGTTGGCAAGAAAACTCGCCCCGAGCGGTTGCGAAAACGCCTTGTAATTTCCAGCCAATCCAAGTGGACAGGGCCGGGATTGAACCGGCGACACACGGATTTTCAGTCCGTTGCTCTACCAACTGAGCTACCTGTCCGCCACGCGGCCCTTAGATCGCCTGACCAATCCGACTGGAAAAAGGAGACAGTCCCCGCCGGGTTTATCGGGCGATCTCAAGCGGTGCGAAGCAACCAATTGTGCTGCAAACGGTTGAACGTTTCAAGGGCCGAGCGGCGGCCAGAAAACGGCGGTTGCCGATTTCGGATGCCGGACTGCGCTTTGCTTGGAGACGCGGAAGCGCGAACTTTCCGACAAACAATCGGGGCCGCGATCCTGGCCACCCTCTGGCCAATGGATCGGCATGCGGGATGCTCGGCGAAACTTAGTTCCAAGCTGAATTCAATTCATGGACCTGAAGCAACTTGATCCGCGCCGCGCCTCCCCGCGCATAGACCTCGACCGACTTGGAATCCGCGGCGGGTACTACGCCAATCGGCATGTAAACCAGTCCGTCATTCGCATAAACCTCGAGCGACGAGTGATCGACGAGAATCCGCAGCCGGATGCGGCCCTCCTGCGGCGAAAGCGCGGCGGCGCTTTTGACTGCCGTCAGCTCTTTCTTTCCAACGTCGTAACGCACTGCGATGCCGCGGACCACGAGTCCCAGTTCCTGGGCGCTGCCGATCTCCAAGTCGGCGCGGATGTCGAGCAACTCCCCGCGAATATCCACGATTGTTGGTTGGGCGGGGGCCAACGGCTCGTCGCGGCGAGTCAAGCTGCTTGTATAGAGGCGTTCGATCTCCTTGACCGGCTCGGCGAACATGCGAACACCCTCGTCCGTGTCGCGGAGCTTCAATTCGTTCGGAAAGAGCATCATCTGGTTGAAGGGCATGCCGGGCATCGCGACTCGACCCCAAGCAATTTGGATCCTACGGCCATCGTTGGTGGGAATGTCGTTGAATGTCTGCGAAGCATAGAAGCTGTTGCCACGGTTGAAACGGTGTTTGCCCGATTCGACTTCAAACCGCTTCCCGTCGAACCGGCCGATTGAATAATCGCCGTCTCCAGCATAAATGACCCATTTCAGTTGATTCGGCTTACCGGTCACCGGAAGTTCGAACAGCTCGGGGCACTCGAAGAAGCCCTCAATCCGGCTCTGGTAGGTCCAGTGCTTCAGATCCACCGAGGTGTGGAAGGCAATGAAACGCTTGCCGTCCGACTCGTCGTAAACCGCCATCACCCAGGTCTGTCCTGGCGCGTACCAGATCAACTTCGGGTCCCGGCCGTTATGGCGCACGACCGGGTTCTCGGCGTAGTCGGTAAACGTCCTCCCGCGATCGTTGCTGAAGGCGATGCACTCGCCGCGGCCGGTGCTGGTATAAGCGGCAACGATCACGTCGTCGGCACCCGATTTGAAGCCGGCGGTGTTCTCCTTGTCCACCACCGCGCTCCCCGAGAAGCACCAATCGCCGAATGCATGGGGATAGAGCGCGATCGGGAGTTGCTTCCAATGGACGAGATCGGAGCTGACCGCGTGGCCCCAGTGTATGTTGCCCCAATCCCAGCCATAGGGATTGTGCTGAAAGAAGAGATGATACTCGCCGCGATAATACACCAGGCCGATCGGATCGTTGTTCCAGCCACGGAGCGGGGAAAAATGGAACTGCGGGCGGAGTTTTTCGTTGTAGGCCGTGGCGGGATCAGCCGGTTGATCGTCCTGGCGGACGGCGTTTAGCTCTGAATCGGCGGCGGGTTGGAGTTGGAGCGTCGCTTTCTTTCCGCGAATATCGGCCAGATCGAGAAACGCCCAGAAATCCGGATTCGCCGCGGACAATTCAATCTCGAACTCGCGATAGACCTTACCCTCCAGCAGAACGGTCATCCGTCGCCGCGGCGCGCCGCGCTT
It encodes the following:
- the gndA gene encoding NADP-dependent phosphogluconate dehydrogenase, producing the protein MAQLCDIGLIGLAVMGENLALNIESRGFRIAVFNRTTSVVDQLIAGRAQGKNFVGCHSLEGLIAGVAKPRKLMMMVKAGPAVDSLIEQMLPLLAQGDVIIDGGNTLYSDTERRTKYVESKALLYVGCGVSGGEEGALLGPSLMPGGSPAAWPLIKPIFQAIAAKVGPGQDIPCCEWVGPRGAGHYVKMVHNGIEYGDMQLICEAYFLLKTVLGLSNDELYDVFATWNRGELDSYLIEITRDIFSVKDEETKNYLVDMVLDAAGAKGTGKWMSQLALDLGVPSTLVTEAVYARCLSALKEERIRASRVLKGPPPQPYRGKPQAFIDAVRHALYASKICSYAQGFVQLAAAAKEHDWPLDYGSIAMLWRGGCIIRARFLERIKDAFDADHNLENLLLAPYFSAAIDEAQASWRHVIGTAAATGIPIPAFTTALSYYDSIRCERLPANLLQAQRDYFGAHTYQRTDKPGTFHSDWLRLRRTLIIPK
- a CDS encoding Flp family type IVb pilin → MRCGWQFIRDLLRREDGPTAVEYAILLTMIVMVCLVAIKRVGSNASTTFSNAANSLSGS
- a CDS encoding diphosphate--fructose-6-phosphate 1-phosphotransferase, which gives rise to MPRPRNMVVAQSGGPSPVINNSLRGIVETARELSEIGTVYGARHGIEGVLKEELLDLTAQPAEEIALLRFTPAAGSIGTCRYKLKPSQAKDFERVIEVFKTHDVGYFLYIGGNDSMDTANKVVALAHDRGLDLVGIGVPKTIDNDVGDSEFKLIDHTPGYGSVAKYWMHMVQNANEENAGSSPADPVLVMQAMGRRIGFIPAAARLADPDREMPLQIYLAESPCSLEQFADRVNDELRRSGRCLVVVSEGFDVGSLGEARDSFGHVAFSSSQTTVCQIVVNYLNHVGLACKGAARGNVSGTDQRHAMALASTVDLEEAYRSGQMAALLAARGKSGFMATILRDPGPIYRARYDKVPLAQVAASERSFPAAWIAANGYDVTDEFVHYAQPLVGEDMVSLPLVGGRQRLARLSPIYADQKLQKYIPQADRERNV
- a CDS encoding glucose-6-phosphate dehydrogenase — translated: MSHTLVIFGASGDLTSRKLIPALYGLFRKKRLPEGTRIVGFARSSFSHDQWRAKLTDSTKEFAGSEFDAGSWQQFAQSIFYHAGDIGHRDDFVGLKKLLDELEQGAESTRVYYLATAPQFYEPAAEQLGATGLADESRGTRRIVIEKPFGTDLATAQRLNAAVHKVFSERQVYRIDHYLGKGTVQNVLVLRFANTIFEPIWNRNYIDHVQITVAEEEGVGSRVGYYEGVGALRDMVQNHLLQV
- a CDS encoding glycoside hydrolase family 32 protein; the encoded protein is MKRTLGFRTALSAIAGFVLVLAALESTMISAAEPDGATRELTIEKRYLLLPVKRGAPRRRMTVLLEGKVYREFEIELSAANPDFWAFLDLADIRGKKATLQLQPAADSELNAVRQDDQPADPATAYNEKLRPQFHFSPLRGWNNDPIGLVYYRGEYHLFFQHNPYGWDWGNIHWGHAVSSDLVHWKQLPIALYPHAFGDWCFSGSAVVDKENTAGFKSGADDVIVAAYTSTGRGECIAFSNDRGRTFTDYAENPVVRHNGRDPKLIWYAPGQTWVMAVYDESDGKRFIAFHTSVDLKHWTYQSRIEGFFECPELFELPVTGKPNQLKWVIYAGDGDYSIGRFDGKRFEVESGKHRFNRGNSFYASQTFNDIPTNDGRRIQIAWGRVAMPGMPFNQMMLFPNELKLRDTDEGVRMFAEPVKEIERLYTSSLTRRDEPLAPAQPTIVDIRGELLDIRADLEIGSAQELGLVVRGIAVRYDVGKKELTAVKSAAALSPQEGRIRLRILVDHSSLEVYANDGLVYMPIGVVPAADSKSVEVYARGGAARIKLLQVHELNSAWN
- a CDS encoding SDR family oxidoreductase, whose protein sequence is MAGGYVEKLFGLKGQVAVVIGGTGVLGGALCDGLAQAGAFVVVAGRGAERGEARVRAIEELGSEARFVACDVTSRQSIEALLAATLALRGRVDILVNCAGVNSASVYLEVSDDDWNRVLQTNLTSTHLACQIFARQMIAAGNGGAILNIGSVTAHLPLSRVFAYSASKAAVVNLTENIARELAPHNIRVNALCPGFFPAEQNRKILDVERTAKIIAQTPLARFGAPEELIGAALLLVSRAAGSFITGAAYYVDGGFTAMRL
- a CDS encoding HAD family hydrolase — encoded protein: MFDLDPQHDFLVGIDSDGCAFDTMEVKHKECFIPNIINSYELQGISKYAREAAEFVNLYSKSRGINRFPALIETLEWLRKRPEVRGRGVEITVPAGLVRWIETETKLANPALKAAVAATGDPHLKQALEWSVAVNEAVARIVRGVPPFPFLRESLEKLAPRADLIVISATPNEALTREWEEHDLLRYVRAICGQEIGAKKESLAVARKYPANHALMVGDAPGDYSAAVANSALFFPINPGAEEASWRRFRDEGIDRFLSRSFAGDYQRQLLDEFDRCLPERPPWPVVED